A window from Theobroma cacao cultivar B97-61/B2 chromosome 3, Criollo_cocoa_genome_V2, whole genome shotgun sequence encodes these proteins:
- the LOC18605438 gene encoding cytochrome P450 704C1 — MGRMTYIWGEDDEEYRPERWLENGIFQPESPFKFAAFQAGPRICLGKEFAYRQMKILAAVLLYFFQFRLVDETKEATYRTMFTLHMAGGLNVCAFPRA, encoded by the exons ATGGGAAGAATGACATATATATGGGGAGAGGATGATGAAGAATATCGGCCTGAAAGATGGCTTGAGAATGGCATTTTTCAACCAGAGAGTCCTTTTAAGTTCGCCGCATTCCAG GCCGGGCCTCGCATCTGTCTGGGGAAGGAATTTGCATACAGGCAAATGAAAATCTTGGCAGCTGTTCTCCTCTACTTCTTCCAATTCAGACTGGTGGATGAGACGAAGGAGGCTACATATCGGACCATGTTCACCCTTCACATGGCTGGAGGGCTCAATGTATGTGCATTTCCCAGGGCGTAA